A DNA window from Corynebacterium ciconiae DSM 44920 contains the following coding sequences:
- a CDS encoding histidinol-phosphate transaminase: protein MAASHPSLNDLPLRDSLRGQSPYGAPQLEVPVALNTNENPYPPSDAIITELQQQLAADAARLNRYPERDSVELRTALADYFSRQTGVEVSVDNVWAANGSNEVLQQLLLAFGGPGRSALGFQPSYSMHPILSESTMTEFLNCPRDENFNIDMDRALEAIAEHRPNVVFVTTPNNPTGGLTSLEDISTIVEATDGVVIVDEAYAEFSDQPSAATLLKSYPNKLVISRTMSKAFDFAGARLGYFVAAPAFVEAVMLTRLPYHLSVLTQSAAIVALKHSEDTLATVATLAAERDRVSAMLKDIGYDVVDSSSNFIFFGRFADAHQVWQQFLDRGVLIRDVGVEGFLRVSVGLPEENDTFIAAAREIHTS, encoded by the coding sequence ATGGCAGCTTCTCACCCTTCGCTGAACGATCTGCCCTTGCGCGATAGCCTGCGCGGGCAGTCTCCCTATGGTGCGCCGCAGCTCGAGGTGCCGGTGGCGCTCAATACCAACGAGAATCCTTATCCGCCCTCCGATGCGATCATCACCGAGCTGCAGCAGCAGCTCGCCGCCGATGCTGCGCGATTGAACCGCTACCCAGAACGCGACAGCGTGGAGCTACGCACCGCCCTCGCCGACTACTTTTCGCGCCAGACCGGGGTGGAAGTGAGCGTAGATAATGTGTGGGCGGCCAATGGCTCTAATGAGGTGCTGCAGCAGCTGCTGCTCGCCTTCGGCGGGCCGGGTCGATCCGCCCTGGGCTTCCAGCCGAGCTACTCGATGCACCCGATTCTTTCCGAGTCGACCATGACGGAGTTTCTCAACTGCCCGCGCGATGAGAACTTCAACATCGATATGGACCGCGCCCTCGAGGCGATCGCCGAGCACCGCCCGAACGTGGTGTTTGTGACCACCCCGAATAACCCGACTGGTGGGTTGACCTCCTTGGAGGATATTTCCACCATCGTCGAAGCTACCGACGGGGTGGTGATCGTGGACGAAGCCTATGCCGAGTTTTCGGATCAGCCCTCGGCCGCCACCCTGCTGAAGAGCTATCCCAACAAGCTCGTGATCTCCCGAACGATGTCGAAAGCCTTCGACTTTGCAGGTGCACGGTTGGGCTACTTCGTGGCCGCGCCCGCCTTCGTGGAGGCCGTGATGCTCACCCGCTTGCCCTATCACCTGTCGGTACTTACCCAGAGCGCGGCGATCGTGGCGCTGAAGCACTCCGAGGACACCTTGGCCACCGTGGCCACGCTCGCCGCTGAGCGCGACCGAGTGTCTGCGATGCTCAAGGACATCGGCTACGACGTGGTCGATAGCTCCTCTAATTTCATCTTCTTCGGCCGCTTCGCAGACGCCCATCAGGTGTGGCAGCAGTTCCTCGATAGGGGAGTACTCATCCGCGATGTCGGGGTAGAGGGATTCTTGCGTGTCTCCGTGGGGTTGCCGGAAGAAAATGACACCTTCATCGCCGCCGCGCGCGAGATTCACACCAGCTAG
- the hisB gene encoding imidazoleglycerol-phosphate dehydratase HisB, protein MADLSHSRDQRISAETADKERRARIERATQESTISVELNLDGIGKADISTGLPFFDHMLHAFASHGRFDLQVHAKGDIEVDAHHTVEDTAIVLGTAFAEALGDKSGIRRFGSCQLPMDEALVEGIVDVSGRPYCVFTGEPEQMISAVIGGHYATVINHHFFETLALNARIALHVRCHYGRDPHHITEAEYKAVARALRQAVEEDPRVTGVPSTKGSL, encoded by the coding sequence ATGGCAGATCTCAGCCACAGCAGGGATCAGCGCATTAGCGCAGAGACCGCCGACAAGGAGCGGCGCGCCCGCATCGAGCGCGCTACCCAGGAATCCACCATTTCGGTGGAGTTGAACCTCGATGGCATCGGCAAGGCGGATATCTCCACCGGGCTGCCCTTCTTCGATCACATGCTGCACGCCTTTGCCAGCCATGGTCGTTTTGACCTCCAGGTACACGCCAAGGGCGATATTGAGGTCGATGCCCACCACACGGTGGAAGACACCGCGATTGTGCTCGGCACGGCTTTCGCCGAGGCCTTGGGTGATAAGTCCGGTATCCGGCGTTTCGGCTCTTGCCAGCTGCCCATGGATGAAGCGCTGGTGGAAGGCATCGTGGATGTATCCGGCCGACCCTACTGCGTGTTTACCGGTGAACCGGAGCAGATGATCTCGGCGGTGATTGGCGGGCACTATGCCACGGTGATTAACCACCACTTCTTCGAAACCCTAGCCTTGAACGCGCGCATTGCGCTGCATGTGCGCTGCCACTACGGACGCGATCCCCACCACATCACCGAGGCCGAATACAAAGCCGTAGCGCGGGCGCTGCGTCAGGCCGTGGAGGAGGACCCGCGGGTGACTGGGGTGCCCTCGACCAAGGGAAGCCTGTAG
- a CDS encoding MFS transporter has product MSTRVLSRAELEQLPSMWKSPGFIATLIAVGSAFGAFSILLPVVPLAVIEEGGSDALAGATTAVFMAATVLTQYFTPRAIRAVGYRPVMVASAFMLGVPALGHLLGMTVVPALLFSALRGVGFGAITVAQAALIAEIVPLRFLGKASGMLGVCVGLSQMVFLPIGLAVADNISFTVVYITAAIIGVSGAALCVLIPPVRPNPNTDSQEESEGFTQRVATWKLITVPAIAISTVAMGFGAVSSFLPAAIRDMDPRSGAFIAGIVLSVVGGAQMVFRFLSGMVADRRGEAGATMRPAQIVSALGLVAIAVIIIFEWPSWLLLLAALAFGGGFGAIQNEALLAMFNRLPRSKVSEASALWNMSYDTGTGMGSFVLGIVAARAAYQDAFIVGASLVAVGLMINYADAVMGRHRIAEYGNTRAQLRQVPVARKAVYGMRKIRRVGASAVPVEALLRRAPRPGGWKRGNKNTKRG; this is encoded by the coding sequence ATGAGTACTCGGGTACTTTCACGCGCAGAACTCGAACAACTGCCCAGCATGTGGAAGTCGCCCGGGTTTATCGCCACGCTCATCGCCGTGGGGTCGGCCTTCGGGGCGTTTTCCATCCTGCTGCCCGTGGTGCCGCTGGCCGTGATTGAAGAAGGCGGCTCTGATGCCCTTGCCGGCGCCACCACAGCCGTGTTCATGGCCGCTACGGTGCTCACTCAATACTTCACCCCGCGGGCCATCCGCGCGGTCGGTTATCGACCGGTAATGGTGGCCTCAGCGTTCATGTTGGGTGTGCCCGCACTCGGTCACCTGCTGGGCATGACGGTGGTGCCCGCCCTGTTGTTCTCTGCGTTGCGCGGGGTTGGTTTCGGCGCGATCACCGTGGCCCAAGCGGCCCTCATCGCAGAGATCGTGCCGCTGCGTTTCCTGGGTAAGGCCTCCGGCATGCTTGGGGTGTGCGTGGGGCTGTCGCAGATGGTCTTTCTCCCCATCGGGCTTGCGGTAGCAGACAACATCAGCTTTACGGTGGTCTATATCACCGCCGCAATTATCGGGGTGTCTGGGGCGGCGCTGTGCGTACTCATTCCGCCGGTGCGTCCCAATCCCAACACCGACAGCCAGGAGGAATCGGAGGGCTTCACTCAGCGCGTAGCCACGTGGAAGCTCATTACCGTACCGGCGATCGCTATTTCCACCGTGGCCATGGGCTTTGGTGCTGTGTCCTCCTTCCTGCCGGCCGCGATCCGCGATATGGATCCGCGCTCTGGGGCGTTCATCGCCGGCATTGTGCTCTCGGTGGTGGGCGGTGCCCAAATGGTCTTCCGCTTCCTCTCCGGCATGGTGGCGGATCGACGCGGCGAAGCCGGCGCTACGATGCGTCCAGCCCAGATCGTGTCGGCACTCGGCCTCGTGGCAATCGCGGTGATCATTATTTTCGAGTGGCCTAGCTGGCTGCTGCTGCTCGCTGCCCTCGCTTTTGGTGGAGGTTTTGGCGCGATCCAGAACGAGGCCCTCTTGGCCATGTTCAACCGGTTGCCGCGTTCGAAAGTCTCCGAGGCCTCCGCGCTGTGGAACATGTCCTATGACACCGGCACTGGCATGGGCTCGTTCGTTCTCGGTATCGTGGCTGCCCGCGCCGCCTACCAAGACGCCTTCATCGTCGGAGCCAGCTTGGTCGCGGTGGGGCTCATGATCAACTACGCCGATGCCGTCATGGGGCGGCACCGCATTGCCGAATACGGCAATACCCGCGCCCAGCTACGCCAGGTGCCCGTGGCCCGCAAGGCCGTGTACGGCATGCGAAAGATCCGACGCGTTGGCGCCAGCGCAGTGCCGGTGGAGGCACTGCTGCGCCGTGCCCCGCGGCCCGGCGGCTGGAAGCGCGGAAACAAAAACACTAAGCGCGGCTAG
- the hisH gene encoding imidazole glycerol phosphate synthase subunit HisH, which produces MTTTVAILDYGAGNLRSAHRAIERHGVTTLVTNDPREVLAADGLLVPGVGAYAACMDGLKKVQGPRLIGERLAGSRPVMGICVGMQVMFARGVEHGVDAAGLGEWPGTVERLEAEVLPHMGWNTVDADEDMRMFDGLDPQERFYFVHSYGVRSWELEVEEPFVPPKLAWSEHEGGRILAAVENGPLWATQFHPEKSGDAGAELLRNWIATL; this is translated from the coding sequence ATGACAACAACAGTGGCAATTTTGGATTATGGCGCCGGAAATCTACGATCGGCGCACCGCGCCATCGAACGCCACGGTGTGACCACGCTGGTAACCAACGATCCGCGCGAGGTCCTCGCGGCCGACGGTCTGCTCGTGCCTGGGGTGGGCGCCTACGCCGCCTGTATGGACGGGCTGAAGAAGGTGCAGGGGCCGCGGCTGATCGGAGAGCGCTTAGCCGGAAGCCGTCCCGTAATGGGCATCTGTGTGGGCATGCAGGTGATGTTTGCGCGCGGCGTGGAACACGGGGTGGATGCCGCCGGGCTCGGAGAGTGGCCCGGAACCGTGGAACGCCTTGAGGCGGAGGTATTGCCGCACATGGGGTGGAACACTGTGGATGCGGACGAGGACATGCGCATGTTCGACGGGCTGGATCCGCAGGAGCGCTTTTACTTCGTGCACTCCTACGGGGTCCGGTCGTGGGAGTTGGAGGTGGAGGAGCCTTTCGTGCCGCCGAAGCTGGCGTGGAGTGAGCACGAAGGCGGTCGCATTCTCGCCGCCGTGGAGAACGGCCCGCTGTGGGCCACCCAATTCCATCCGGAAAAATCCGGCGATGCCGGCGCCGAACTGCTGCGCAACTGGATTGCTACGCTCTAA
- the priA gene encoding bifunctional 1-(5-phosphoribosyl)-5-((5-phosphoribosylamino)methylideneamino)imidazole-4-carboxamide isomerase/phosphoribosylanthranilate isomerase PriA, producing the protein MSFTLIPAVDVVDSHAVRLHQGEAGTEKSYGSPLDAARTWQEQGAQWLHFVDLDAAFKRGSNHELMSEVIRELDINVELTGGIRDDASLERALGTGAARVNIGTAALENPDWAEDVLARYGEAVAIGLDVKLIDGEWRTRGNGWVSDGGDLWEVLERFDAAGCSRFVVTDVSKDGTLAGPNIDLLRDVAAATDARIVASGGISSIEDVLAVAEYRAEGIDSVIIGKALYEQRFTLAEVQAAVDALD; encoded by the coding sequence ATGAGCTTCACCCTCATCCCCGCTGTCGATGTTGTCGATTCCCACGCCGTGCGCCTCCACCAGGGCGAGGCCGGTACAGAAAAAAGCTACGGCAGCCCACTCGACGCCGCCCGCACTTGGCAGGAACAGGGCGCTCAGTGGCTGCACTTTGTGGACCTCGATGCCGCCTTCAAGCGCGGTTCTAACCATGAGCTCATGTCCGAGGTGATTCGGGAGCTTGACATCAATGTGGAGCTCACCGGCGGCATTCGTGACGATGCCTCCCTCGAACGCGCTTTGGGCACCGGTGCCGCCCGCGTGAACATCGGCACCGCCGCGCTGGAAAACCCCGACTGGGCTGAAGACGTGCTCGCCCGCTACGGCGAGGCGGTGGCGATTGGGCTAGACGTCAAGCTCATCGACGGTGAGTGGCGCACCCGCGGCAATGGCTGGGTCTCCGACGGCGGTGACTTGTGGGAAGTGCTCGAGCGCTTCGACGCCGCCGGCTGCAGCCGTTTCGTGGTGACAGATGTGTCCAAAGACGGCACCTTGGCCGGCCCGAACATCGATCTATTGCGGGATGTTGCGGCAGCCACTGACGCCCGTATTGTCGCCTCGGGCGGCATCTCCAGCATCGAGGATGTGCTAGCCGTAGCCGAATACCGCGCAGAAGGCATCGACTCCGTCATCATCGGCAAGGCCCTCTACGAGCAGCGCTTCACCCTCGCCGAGGTCCAAGCGGCTGTGGATGCCCTGGACTAA
- a CDS encoding inositol monophosphatase family protein, protein MVDTPDTEYDAQQLEQLRRSAERILQPLLPTFRGGLGSPPAVKKAPGDFATAVDLQLERTLSEELSAQTGISCAGEEFGAVRDYASAHTTPAPQWVIDPIDGTSNYSAGNPQCAILVSLIAQGSAVIGLTALPATGELLSATVHSGVYLNGVEALEPPEHVRSITQFGFGSIVSPRDSRFPTELRHRLLGELITRFPRLRITGSVGVDLAYTALGRFGGAVSFSPHPWDNAAGCVLNIAAGNVVTDLAGTPWRPGGIGMVAATPRIHEVVMDVIRQAQ, encoded by the coding sequence ATGGTGGACACACCTGACACGGAGTATGACGCCCAACAGCTCGAGCAGCTGCGACGTAGCGCGGAACGCATCCTTCAGCCACTTCTGCCGACCTTCCGCGGTGGACTCGGCTCCCCGCCGGCGGTGAAGAAGGCGCCGGGCGATTTTGCCACCGCGGTGGATCTGCAACTTGAGCGCACCCTCAGCGAGGAGCTGAGTGCCCAGACCGGCATCAGTTGCGCGGGCGAAGAATTCGGCGCGGTGCGTGACTACGCATCAGCCCACACCACCCCGGCCCCGCAATGGGTGATCGATCCCATCGACGGAACCTCCAATTACTCCGCTGGTAACCCACAATGCGCCATCTTGGTGAGTCTCATCGCCCAAGGCTCCGCCGTGATCGGCCTGACCGCACTGCCCGCCACCGGCGAGCTACTTTCCGCCACAGTGCATTCTGGGGTGTATCTCAACGGAGTGGAGGCCCTCGAACCGCCGGAGCATGTGCGCTCTATTACCCAGTTCGGTTTCGGCTCCATCGTCTCGCCGAGGGATTCTCGTTTCCCCACCGAGCTGCGCCATCGACTACTCGGGGAACTCATCACGCGCTTCCCGCGGCTGCGCATCACAGGTTCAGTGGGCGTGGACTTGGCTTATACCGCACTGGGGCGCTTCGGCGGCGCTGTGAGTTTTAGCCCCCACCCGTGGGATAACGCCGCCGGATGTGTGCTCAATATCGCGGCCGGCAATGTGGTGACCGATTTAGCCGGCACCCCGTGGCGGCCGGGTGGTATCGGCATGGTGGCCGCCACCCCGCGTATCCACGAGGTAGTCATGGATGTTATCCGGCAGGCGCAGTAG
- the hisF gene encoding imidazole glycerol phosphate synthase subunit HisF, whose amino-acid sequence MGVAVRVIPCLDVDQGRVVKGVNFQGLRDAGDPVELAARYDAEGADELTFLDVSASTAGRGTMLDVVRRTADQVFIPLTVGGGVRSVEDVDQLLRAGADKVSVNTAAIARPELLTELAETFGSQCVVLSLDARRVPEGGTPQPSGFEVTTHGGTRSAGIDAIEWAKEAERRGVGEILLNSMDGDGTKAGFDTELIALVRAEVSVPVIASGGAGSAEHFPPAVQAGADAVLAASIFHFREVSIASCKQALIDANLEVRTSRDHASAPAELPSTAEGGSDAEH is encoded by the coding sequence GTGGGCGTAGCAGTGCGTGTGATTCCGTGTTTGGATGTGGATCAAGGACGCGTGGTAAAAGGCGTGAACTTCCAGGGACTGCGCGATGCCGGTGACCCGGTTGAGCTCGCGGCCCGGTATGACGCGGAGGGCGCCGACGAACTCACTTTCCTCGACGTCTCTGCCTCTACTGCGGGGCGTGGCACCATGCTCGATGTGGTGCGCCGCACCGCCGATCAGGTGTTTATCCCGCTGACGGTCGGCGGGGGAGTGCGCAGCGTTGAGGACGTGGACCAGCTGCTGCGCGCCGGTGCGGACAAGGTGAGTGTAAACACCGCCGCGATTGCGCGTCCCGAGTTACTCACCGAACTTGCCGAAACTTTCGGCTCCCAGTGCGTAGTGCTCAGCCTCGACGCGCGTCGAGTCCCGGAGGGAGGAACCCCGCAGCCCAGCGGTTTCGAGGTCACTACCCACGGTGGGACCCGCTCTGCGGGGATTGATGCCATCGAGTGGGCTAAAGAGGCCGAACGTCGCGGCGTGGGCGAGATCCTGCTCAATTCCATGGACGGCGACGGCACCAAAGCTGGCTTCGACACCGAATTAATTGCTCTGGTTCGCGCGGAAGTATCGGTCCCCGTGATCGCCTCGGGTGGTGCCGGCAGCGCCGAGCATTTCCCGCCTGCCGTACAGGCTGGGGCGGATGCGGTGCTCGCCGCCAGCATTTTCCACTTCCGCGAAGTCAGCATTGCCTCCTGCAAGCAGGCGCTTATCGACGCCAACCTCGAGGTGCGCACCAGCCGTGACCACGCCAGCGCCCCGGCGGAGCTGCCAAGCACAGCTGAAGGGGGAAGCGATGCCGAGCACTAG
- the hisI gene encoding phosphoribosyl-AMP cyclohydrolase, whose translation MPSTSPADYELDPAIAAQVRFNADGLVPVVVQDAEDGAVLMMAWMDAHAMAYTLASRRGTYYSRSRQEYWIKGLTSGHVQQVVSLAADCDGDTLLMRVYQTGAACHTGTRTCFDGREFSFGCEREDRQGDQQ comes from the coding sequence ATGCCGAGCACTAGTCCAGCAGACTACGAACTGGATCCCGCTATTGCCGCGCAGGTGCGCTTCAACGCCGATGGGTTGGTGCCCGTGGTGGTACAAGACGCCGAAGACGGGGCAGTGTTGATGATGGCGTGGATGGACGCGCACGCTATGGCTTACACATTGGCCTCGCGCCGCGGCACCTACTATTCCCGTTCCCGACAGGAATATTGGATCAAGGGGCTAACCAGCGGGCACGTGCAGCAGGTGGTTTCACTAGCAGCGGACTGCGATGGCGATACCCTCCTCATGCGCGTGTACCAAACCGGTGCGGCCTGCCACACCGGCACCCGCACCTGCTTCGATGGCCGAGAATTCAGCTTCGGCTGCGAGCGTGAGGATAGGCAAGGAGATCAGCAGTGA
- a CDS encoding TIGR02234 family membrane protein, with product MSRVSSATSSTRYWMSVAAIALGAVVTWVSTRMVWVSVESFDDKSGAASYEIVGATWSTELTAIALLFLASVVAATVLRPAVRRVIGGVVAVAGVVGGYAPLTVLGREADPARARALLLADSHDAGASAAGTSQQVQKLTEWASIQAVDSSTLGPALALLGCACAVFGGVVLMLKPGRARAAAANKYEKRAARRENLEVDLRESPDSGRVMWDALDEDIDPTEASDSVNRSDDVDNTTER from the coding sequence GTGAGTCGAGTCAGTTCAGCCACCAGCTCCACGCGATATTGGATGTCTGTCGCCGCCATTGCCCTCGGCGCGGTGGTGACATGGGTATCGACCCGCATGGTGTGGGTGAGCGTGGAGAGTTTCGACGATAAATCCGGTGCTGCCTCCTATGAGATCGTCGGTGCAACATGGTCCACAGAACTCACCGCCATCGCGTTGCTCTTTCTGGCCTCGGTTGTTGCCGCTACCGTGTTGCGGCCGGCCGTGCGACGGGTCATTGGTGGCGTCGTAGCCGTCGCTGGGGTGGTAGGCGGCTACGCCCCGCTGACTGTACTCGGTCGAGAGGCCGATCCTGCCCGCGCTCGGGCACTGCTGCTTGCGGACTCTCACGATGCCGGAGCGTCCGCGGCAGGTACTAGCCAACAGGTACAAAAGCTCACCGAATGGGCCAGCATCCAGGCTGTAGACAGCTCCACCCTTGGCCCCGCACTGGCGCTGCTCGGGTGTGCCTGCGCAGTATTCGGTGGTGTGGTGCTGATGCTGAAGCCGGGCCGGGCACGGGCTGCAGCGGCTAATAAATACGAAAAGCGGGCGGCACGGCGAGAGAATCTTGAAGTGGATCTGCGGGAGTCTCCCGACTCTGGGCGCGTGATGTGGGACGCCCTCGATGAGGACATCGACCCCACTGAGGCCTCGGACTCGGTGAACCGCAGCGATGACGTAGACAACACAACCGAACGTTAA
- the trpC gene encoding indole-3-glycerol phosphate synthase TrpC — protein MVSEIERILAGVSEDVKARENQVSFKEIKELSFHAPEPRDARAALAQPGCSIIAELKRAVPNKGELAAIEHPALLAQQFEREGARIISCQTERRRFNGDLRDVRAVKQAVDVPVMAKDFIIDPYQIHEARYFGADVVPLIAAILDQHRLEALLDRIESLGMTALVEVNTREEASRAVQAGATVIGVNARSMDTFELNPTAFSDIAPGLPSGVVRIAMSGVDTPQQLMTYAGWGADAVIISTSLVTHEDPAGLCRKLVAAGQHPACPSTR, from the coding sequence ATGGTTTCGGAGATCGAGCGCATTCTCGCTGGTGTCAGCGAGGACGTGAAGGCGCGCGAGAACCAGGTGTCCTTTAAAGAGATTAAAGAGCTGTCCTTTCATGCCCCTGAGCCGCGGGACGCTCGAGCGGCTTTGGCTCAACCGGGGTGCTCGATCATCGCTGAGCTCAAGCGCGCTGTCCCCAACAAGGGAGAGCTCGCTGCCATTGAACATCCTGCCTTGCTGGCGCAGCAGTTCGAGCGCGAAGGAGCGCGCATCATTTCGTGCCAAACAGAGCGGCGCCGTTTCAATGGTGATCTCCGCGATGTGCGCGCCGTTAAACAGGCCGTGGATGTGCCAGTGATGGCGAAAGACTTCATCATCGATCCCTACCAAATCCACGAGGCACGCTATTTCGGTGCGGACGTGGTGCCGCTCATCGCCGCGATCTTGGATCAACACCGGCTCGAGGCTTTGCTGGACCGGATCGAATCCCTAGGTATGACCGCCCTGGTGGAGGTTAATACCCGCGAGGAGGCGAGCCGAGCCGTACAGGCGGGGGCAACAGTGATCGGCGTTAATGCCCGCTCCATGGACACTTTCGAGCTCAACCCCACGGCCTTTTCGGATATCGCCCCGGGCCTGCCTAGTGGGGTAGTGCGCATCGCTATGTCGGGTGTGGATACCCCGCAACAGTTGATGACTTACGCCGGCTGGGGCGCCGATGCGGTTATTATTTCCACCTCCTTGGTCACCCATGAGGATCCGGCAGGGCTGTGCCGTAAACTGGTGGCTGCCGGGCAGCACCCGGCTTGTCCCTCCACCCGCTAG
- the lgt gene encoding prolipoprotein diacylglyceryl transferase has protein sequence MLTRAIPSPPQGVWQLGPIPIRAYALCIIAGIVAALLLSKKRYQDRGGDGEVVYDAALVAVPSGIIGGRLYHVITDHDKYFCDSCNAVDALKITNGGLGIWGAIALGTLAVALYFRIKKIPLGPFADAVAPGIILAQAIGRLGNWFNQELYGYPTDVPWALEIYERVDDSGMLAPVTGRSTGEVLATVHPTFLYELVWNLLIFALLLWADKRFSLRGGQVFVLYVAGYTAGRFVIELMRSDAATHIFGLRVNTVVSAVVFAAAVLTFIIMRARQRSRDTQSLGSAAIERSDSAAVES, from the coding sequence ATGCTGACCCGCGCTATTCCCTCACCGCCGCAAGGCGTGTGGCAGCTGGGCCCAATCCCCATCCGCGCCTATGCGCTGTGCATCATTGCCGGCATCGTGGCGGCGCTGCTTCTTAGCAAGAAGCGCTATCAGGACCGCGGCGGCGATGGGGAGGTGGTCTACGATGCCGCCCTCGTGGCCGTGCCCAGCGGCATCATCGGTGGCCGACTGTATCACGTGATCACCGATCACGATAAGTACTTTTGCGATAGCTGCAATGCAGTCGATGCGCTGAAGATTACCAACGGCGGGCTCGGTATCTGGGGCGCTATCGCTCTGGGCACTCTCGCCGTGGCGCTATATTTCCGAATCAAGAAGATTCCACTCGGGCCCTTTGCCGACGCCGTGGCCCCGGGCATCATCCTCGCTCAAGCCATTGGGCGTTTGGGCAACTGGTTCAACCAAGAACTCTACGGCTATCCCACCGATGTCCCGTGGGCGCTTGAGATTTACGAGCGGGTCGATGATAGCGGGATGCTTGCTCCCGTCACGGGCCGATCCACGGGGGAAGTATTGGCCACCGTGCACCCGACATTCCTCTACGAACTGGTGTGGAACCTGCTCATCTTCGCGCTGTTGCTCTGGGCGGATAAGCGTTTCTCTCTCCGCGGCGGGCAGGTATTCGTCCTCTACGTTGCGGGCTACACCGCTGGGCGCTTTGTCATTGAGCTCATGCGTTCGGATGCAGCCACCCACATCTTTGGCTTGCGCGTCAATACCGTGGTCTCTGCTGTGGTGTTTGCAGCGGCGGTGCTCACGTTCATCATCATGCGCGCCCGTCAGCGCAGCCGAGACACACAGTCCCTTGGATCTGCCGCCATCGAGCGCAGCGATTCTGCGGCCGTGGAATCCTAG